In the genome of Nitrospinota bacterium, the window GAACTCTTGGAGGAGATTGACCTCAACGCACAATTCCTCCACGACACTCTGGGAGCCACTGAGCCCGCCATCAAGGGCTTCTTTTTCACCGAGGCATCTGTGGACCGACGCTTCCTTCCCGGCCTGAAGGCCCACGGCATTGACTACATCGTCTTCCCCCACCTCCACCCCGGGAAGTCCGTCTACACTTGCTCGGATCCAGAGGCGGACTACGTTTACAAGCCTTTTTTGGTGGAGGGGGGCTTAATCGCCTTGCCGCGCCATTTTCCAGTCTCCCAAGAAATATGGCGCCCAATAACCCGGTGGTATCCCGAAGAGGTCAAGTACCAGGGTTATCTCATGGGCCAGTATGCCGTCTTCGATACGGAGTACGCATCTGGAGAGACCCTCTCCTTTCCCATAAACAGGCGAGAAGCCATTGTCGAGTACACAGCCGTTTTACGCCAAGCCCTCAAGGAGGCTCCCGATGGGGGCCTCATCCTCTACATCCAAGACCTGGAACTCATGGACTTCGGTGACGCGGCTCTGGAGATTCTGGAAGAGGCATGGGACCGAGTCACCGGAGAGGGCATCGCGGATGTCCACTTCGTCACCCCACAGGAGTACGTGAAGGAGGCCGTATCCGATCCGACCGAGCTTGCCTCGGTATCCTTCGAGCGGATCTCGTGGGCGCCAGAAATCAGGCTGGTGGCCCGCTCCGACGGTCATTACCCACCTCTGGGCGCAGGGGAATTTAGGGGGCTGGATACAGGGAATATATATAGGAAGGACCCTTTCGTCTTCTGGTCCCCTGGACGGTTTTTGACCGATCTCTGCACCTGGCTAGTGGAATCCTTCGGCTACCCCGTGACCTGCCGGACTCCGGCCACCGTGCTCTCCGAGGAGGGCTACCTGCTGGCGCGCTTTCCCTATCAGGTGAGGCTTCCCCTCCACCTCAGATTCATGAAAAGGGCCTGCAACTGGGGCTGGAGACCTGACGAAGGGAGAGTCAAGCGCCCATTCCTCCACGCCTACATGTTGGCCGACTGCCTCCTGCTTCTGCTCAAGCTCAGAGAGGAGATGGCGCCGAAGCCTCCGAAGGTCCTCGACGGCAGGCTACTCGAGGGGCTGTCGCGGCTGCCGGAACTCACGATCGATCCCCGGGTAGCATACTTGAAATTCGGCCTCGAGCGGCAGCAAGACGAGCGGCAGTTCGACCCGTCCGAGGCGCTTCGCGAGCTCGACTACGCCAAGGACTTCCGGGCGAAGGCCGAGACCGCCTCCAGGCGCTTAATTGAGATTCTCCCCAAGCTTGATGACCACGAGAACAGAGATCACTGGATGGACTTTCTGCTGGAGCTACGAGAGCACTGCCGAAATATTTTTCTCGCCTCCGAGCACATTCAGCGAGCCTGGGGCCATGGGGGTGACGTGGAATTCCTGGTCGTATCTATGTACAAGTATCTTTATGACATCTACCCGCCTATTGGACCCAGGGTAATGGCCGAGGTATGGGGATCGGAGGGTCCCCCGCCCTGAATAAATGAAGGAATCGGCTACTAATTTGGTATGAATATTGCTGTAAATACCTCTTGAGGTGACTCTACCAGCCCTGGCAGGCATTCCTGGAAGCCCATGACAAAGCTCAAGAAAAAGAGAACCAAGACCAAAAAGCCCGTCCGGGCCCTGGCCCCATTTTTGTTTGTCGCGTGCATCGAGCTCAAGGAGATGCTCGGCCGTCGAGCCCGCGACGAGCTCGATCTCCTTGAGCATTTGGAGGAGGTCCCCGCCGATTCCATCTACTTCCACACTTACTCCTACTTCCTTCGCCACAGCTACGTAAAGGGCCCATACCCCAACGACTTCGCCACCTGGGCGGCGAGTGAGGTTGGTGACAACGTCCTGGGCGAGCGTCTGGGGCTTCTAAACCCTTTCGCCTTTGAGTCCGTCGAAGCTCTAAGGAGCGAGATAATCACGATCATCGACGATCATCTACAAGGCCTTCAGGTGGTTCCACGGGTGGTCCATGGGGAACTCTTCGAGTTTATGAGCTCCCGCATCATTGAGGTCCCCACAGAGTTCGAGGTGGAAACACTGCCGGATTTTGTTGCGGCCCTCAGGAACGTGGAGGCAAGCGCCATCTACTTCCACGTCTTCGAAGCCCAGCTCCGCATGGGCAAGGGTCAAAGCGACTTCGCCAGATGGCTGGAGATCGCCGTGGGCCAGGGGGCCCTGGCCGAACGCCTGAACAGAATCGACCCGTACCTGCTGAGCCTGGAGGAACTCAGGGCCCAGATTCTCGAGCTCTGTGAAATGGCCCTCGA includes:
- a CDS encoding glycoside hydrolase, which codes for MTNKKKVYVVLAFHAHEPLWDLPGQLQKTVSDHRIIHAMTPEHYLRKRAKEGRNVYRDMLALASALGAPITMDITNELLHQIRDVLPSTFEELARAYQDGLVHPLYTTAHHTHAAFLTQEELLEEIDLNAQFLHDTLGATEPAIKGFFFTEASVDRRFLPGLKAHGIDYIVFPHLHPGKSVYTCSDPEADYVYKPFLVEGGLIALPRHFPVSQEIWRPITRWYPEEVKYQGYLMGQYAVFDTEYASGETLSFPINRREAIVEYTAVLRQALKEAPDGGLILYIQDLELMDFGDAALEILEEAWDRVTGEGIADVHFVTPQEYVKEAVSDPTELASVSFERISWAPEIRLVARSDGHYPPLGAGEFRGLDTGNIYRKDPFVFWSPGRFLTDLCTWLVESFGYPVTCRTPATVLSEEGYLLARFPYQVRLPLHLRFMKRACNWGWRPDEGRVKRPFLHAYMLADCLLLLLKLREEMAPKPPKVLDGRLLEGLSRLPELTIDPRVAYLKFGLERQQDERQFDPSEALRELDYAKDFRAKAETASRRLIEILPKLDDHENRDHWMDFLLELREHCRNIFLASEHIQRAWGHGGDVEFLVVSMYKYLYDIYPPIGPRVMAEVWGSEGPPP